The Numenius arquata chromosome 26, bNumArq3.hap1.1, whole genome shotgun sequence genome has a segment encoding these proteins:
- the ANXA4 gene encoding annexin A4, producing MATIKGVSSFSAEQEAQALRKAMKGLGTDEDAIIEILTKLNVSQRQQVLITYKSSIGRDLIDDLKSELSGNFERVIIGMMTPTTMYDVHELRRAVKGAGTDEGCLIEILASRTNEEIRRINENYKCQYGCTLEEDIVSDTSSMFRRVLVSLATGNRDEGTYVDEALAQQDAQCLYEAGEKKWGTDEVQFMAILCTRNRYHLLRVFDIYRGIANKDITDSIKSEMSGDLEDALLAVVKCMRNKPAYFAERLYKSMKGLGTDDNTLIRVMVSRSETDMLHIRREFLTMYGKSLYSFIKGDCSGDYRKVLLRLCGGED from the exons ATG GCAACCATCAAGGGGGTCTCGAGCTTCAGCGCTGAGCAAGAAGCACAGGCACTAAGGAAGGCTATGAAGGGACTTG gcacgGATGAAGATGCCATCATCGAGATCCTGACCAAACTAAACGTTTCCCAACGTCAGCAAGTTCTGATCACCTATAAAAGCAGTATTGGCAGG GATTTGATTGATGACTTGAAGTCTGAGCTGAGTGGGAATTTTGAAAGGGTGATCATTGGTATGATGACTCCTACTACCATGTATGACGTGCATGAACTGAGGAGGGCTGTGAAG GGTGCAGGAACAGATGAAGGTTGCCTGATTGAAATTCTGGCTTCTCGCACAAACGAAGAGATTCGGCGCATTAATGAGAACTACAAATGTC AATATGGCTGTACCCTCGAGGAGGACATTGTCTCTGACACATCTTCCATGTTTCGAAGAGTCCTTGTGTCCCTCGCGACG GGAAACAGAGATGAGGGAACGTATGTGGATGAAGCCCTTGCTCAACAAGATGCTCAG TGCCTGTAtgaagctggggagaagaaatggGGAACAGATGAGGTACAATTTATGGCCATCCTCTGTACACGGAACAGATACCACCTACTAAGAG TTTTTGATATATACAGAGGGATCGCTAATAAGGACATAACAGACAGCATTAAATCTGAGATGTCAGGAGACCTCGAAGATGCTTTGTTAGCTGTGG TAAAGTGTATGCGAAATAAACCTGCGTATTTTGCTGAAAGACTATATAAATCCATGAAG GGCTTGGGAACAGATGACAACACGCTGATCCGAGTGATGGTGTCCCGCTCTGAAACAGATATGCTGCATATCAGAAGGGAATTCCTGACCATGTACGGGAAATCTCTCTACTCCTTCATTAAG ggAGACTGCTCAGGAGACTATAGGAAAGTTCTGCTCAGGCTCTGCGGTGGGGAGGATTAA